The uncultured Sphaerochaeta sp. genome includes the window ATCCGAATTATTGCAATTGTATATTGTGTGATTATCCTGGTTGTTTCACTCTTGCCACAGCTTACGATTATCGTGATGTCTTTCTATGAGAAATGGGTTGGCTTGTTCCCGGAAGGGTTTACCTTGGCAAATTATATTAGGATCCCTCAGTACTCAAGGCACGAACTCTTTAACACGTTCTACTTGTCAATTCTAGCCACAATTCTTGCAGCAGTTTTGGGAAGCTTGATTGCCTATATCACTGAGCGTAAGAAACCCAAGGGTGCTGCTTTGCTTGATATGTCAATTATGGCCCCCTTTATTTTGCCAGGAACCGTTGTATCGGTTGCATTGCTGTCAGCTTTTAGTGGAAGCAGTATGATCCGCCTTACTGGAACGTATACGATCATTGTTATTTCATACATGATCAGAAGAACCCCGTATGTTTATCGATCAGTATCTGCTAGCTTGTCCCAGTTGAATCCTTCACTGGAAGAAGCGTCAACCATCGCTGGAGCGAACTGGTTCTATACGTTCCGCAGGGTAAGTGTCCCCTTGATTATGCCAGCAATTATTAGTGGCTCCATTCTTACTCTTACAACGTTATTGCAGGAGTTGAGCACGACAATCTTGTTGTACAGTTCCAATACAAGAACGGTTCCCATTCAGATTTATGGTGCGGTAGCAGATGGAAAACTCGGGGAAGCAAGTGCTCTCTCAGTTGTTCTGCTGATCGTAGTATTTATAATTGTCTATCTCATGAACCATAAGCAGGGTAAGTCCATCGCTTCAAGTTTTAAGATGGGCTGATCAAATTGATGGTACCAGGAATTACTCCTGGTACCAGTGTGGGTTGTTGCATGGATAAAGAGTTAGAATTCTACAGGACCCATCTTGCTTCACAGGTGCTTCCCTTTTGGGAAAAAGCTTTTGATGAAGAGTATGGGGGAGTCTTTACTTGTTTTTCAAACGACGGTGAGACCTTGCTTTCCCAAGATAAGTTCACCTGGTCACAGGCAAGGATGCTGTGGTGCCTTTCCTACCTGGTTAAGAGCACTGCTTGCAGTTTTGGTTTGTCCGAGGATCGTTTGAAAGGGTATCGGCGAGCGGCTGACAAGCTTTATATATTCCTCGATAGTCATGCATGGCTTTCAGCAGAGGATGAGGTGGCGGCCTTTCTGCTTGACCGTACAGGCAAGAAGAAAGAAAGTATTCCCGGAAAAGGATTGTATACAAGTTTTTACGCTGATTGCTTCCTGATTATGGCGTATTCTCGTTATTCACTCCTTTCTGATGACGCTTCAATTGCCAAAAAGGCATTATCAATGTATCGAAAGATGCTGAAAGTACTGTCTGGTGGGATAGTGAAAACTGAACCATATCCACTTCCTGCAGGAGCAGAAGCTCACTCTGTGCCAATGATACTTTGCAACACAGCACATGAGCTTTCCCTGGCATTGATGGAATTTTATCCTGAGGAGGCCAGCGGCATTGCACAAGAGGCTGAGCATTTTGCTTATACGATTCTTGAAAGATTTGTCGATCCGCAGACCTTGCAGGTACAGGAAGTGATTCTGAGTGAAAGACAGAATGTAACTTTGCTCGAAAGACATCGTAATCCTGGACATACGGTAGAGAGTATGTGGTTCTGCTTAGATGTGCTCAATCCCGAGTATCACATGCAATTGGGGCAGATTGTTACAACTGCTTTGGACTTGGGTTGGGATACCGAGTATGGCGGCCTGTTCCGTT containing:
- a CDS encoding AGE family epimerase/isomerase, with translation MDKELEFYRTHLASQVLPFWEKAFDEEYGGVFTCFSNDGETLLSQDKFTWSQARMLWCLSYLVKSTACSFGLSEDRLKGYRRAADKLYIFLDSHAWLSAEDEVAAFLLDRTGKKKESIPGKGLYTSFYADCFLIMAYSRYSLLSDDASIAKKALSMYRKMLKVLSGGIVKTEPYPLPAGAEAHSVPMILCNTAHELSLALMEFYPEEASGIAQEAEHFAYTILERFVDPQTLQVQEVILSERQNVTLLERHRNPGHTVESMWFCLDVLNPEYHMQLGQIVTTALDLGWDTEYGGLFRFVDQDGGKVSGDMDASSFARLVADTWDYKLWWPHSEAIYASLRLYLETADETFFSWYKKLKAYTFSTFPGESGKEWVQIRKRDGTPEEKVVALPVKDPYHILRMLLLTIETLDNYIKDKKHGL